DNA from Synechococcus sp. CBW1108:
ATCGAGGCTCACCACCGGGATGCCGCCGAGGTCCATGCTCGCCGCCAGGGACCCAGGCTGGTCCTGGATCAGCTCGGCGGTGCAGCTCTCGCCCACCAGCAGGGCCTCGGGCTGGAAGCGGGCCACGGCTTCGGCGATCGAACGCTTCACCAGTTCGGCGGTGTCGCCACCCAGGTCGCGGGCCTGGAAGGTGGTGTAGGTCACCGGCGGCCGCCGGTCGCGCCGCTCGATCATGGTGAAAAGCAGGTCGGCGTAGGTGTCCCCCTGGGGCGCGTGCAGCACGTAGTGCACCCCCTCCATCGACGTGGCAATCCGCATGGCGCCCACGTGGGGGGGGCCTTCGTAGGTCCAGAGGGTGAGTTCCATCGAGGCTTAGAAAATTGGCAGGGGGGAAGGCCGGTTAGGGCAAATGACCCAATCAGGCAAAAGAGAGAAGGGCGCGGCGGCGCAGGGAGCGGGCAAACAATTCGGCCAGATCGCCGGCCTGGTCGCAACCGTGGATGGGGCTGAATACCAGCTCAATCGACCACTTCGTAGCGATGCCCTCGGCCTCGAGGGGATTGGCCAGGCCGAGGCCGCACACAACCAGATCAGGCCGCTCGGCCCGGACCCGCTCTAGTTGACGTTCCACGTCCTGCCCCTCGCTGATGCGGGTGCCGGGTGGCAACAGGGCCAGCTCGGCATCGAGCAGTTGGCGGTCGAGGTAGGGCGTGCCCACCTCCACCAGCTCCATGCCGCACTCGCGGTGCAGGAAGCGCCCCAGCGAAAGCTCCAGCTGGGAATCTGGCAGCAGAAAGAGCCGTTTGCCGGCCAATAGCTCCCGGTGGGGAGCGATGGCCCGCTGGCCTCGCTCCACCAAGGGATCGAGCACCTCGGCCACCAGGGCCGGCGCCACCCCGAAGGCAGCGGCGGCAGCGGCCATCCAGGCCCGACTGCCCTCCACCCCAAAGGGATAGGGGGCAGTAAGCAGCTGGCCGCCGCGGCTCACCAGGGCCCGCGCCGTGGCCGAGAGGAATGGCTGGGCCAGCAGCACCCGGGTGCCGGACCCAATTGGGGGCAGCTCGGTGGAGCGCCGCGGCGGCAGGCTCGTTACCACCGGAATACCCAGACGACCAAACAGCTGCACCAGCCGGTCTTCCACCGCATCGGCCAGGGTGCCGACGATCAGCAGCTGATCAACCTGGCTGGCTGGCATCAGGGGAACCATCGCCAGCAGGGCCTGGTCTTCTCCCTGGGTGAAGGTGGTTTCGATGCCGCTGCCGCTGTAGTTCAGCACCATCACCCGGCCGGCCAGCTGGGTGTTGAGCCGCTCGGCGGCCTTGGCCAGATCCAGCTTGATCACCTCGCTGGGGCAACTACCCACCAGGAACAGGGTGCGGATTTCGGGGCGCCGCTCCAGCAGATCCTTCACCAGCCGGTCGAGCTCATCATTGGCATCGGCCAGGCCGGCCAGATCCCGCTCGCCCAGAATCGCAGTACCGAAACGGGGTTCGGCAAAGATCATCACGCCGGCGGCGCTCTGAACCAGATGGGCGCAGGTGCGGGAGCCCACCACCAGGAAAAAGGCATCCGGCATGCGCCGGTGCAGCCACACAATCGAGGTGAGGCCGCAGAACACCTCCCGCTGACCGCTCTCCTTGAGCAATTCGGGATGGAGGTCATCAATAACCTGAGATGCGCCCATCCAGGCGACCCCTGAGGAAAGAACCTTTCAGGGCTAACTGAGCCAACGGGCAGTTGGTGGACAACGCCTACAAATGTTCGGGATCAGGCCACGGTCATTAACCTGAATTGCTGTTCCAGCCCAACCAGCCCCGTTCCAACCCACCCAGCAGCCCTGGCCCTTGGCCCCCCGCAGACCCCCCAACAGGCGCAACCGCAAACCTTGGCGAGCTCCGCTGGCCCTGGTCCTGCTGGTCAATGCTGGAGCCCTGGGCTACCGGCTCAGCGAAGGCTGGGACTGGGGGGATTGTTATTGGATGGTGCTGATCACCCTCAGCACCCTGGGGTTCAGCGATGGCCACACCCAGGTTCTCAGCGCCGCCGGCCGCGTGGTCACCACCCTGCTGATCCTGGGCGGCCTGGTGGTAGTCCAGATCAGTATCCAAGGCATCCTGGGACTGTCCGAATCTGGTTACTTTCGGCGCCTGCGCGAGCGCCAATTCCACCGCTGGCTTCTCAGCATGAATGACCATGTCATCCTCTGCGGCTACGGCCGTATCGGCCGCGAAATCGCCGAACAACTCACCCGGGAAAACGTGCCGTTGCTGGTGGTTGAGATGGACAGTGAGCGCCGGGACGCGGCTGAGGAGCGCGGCCTGGCGGTGATCTCCGCCGACGCCACCCTCGATGAAACCCTTCTCGAGGCGGGCATTCACCGCTGCCGGGCCCTGGTGGCCGCCCTACCCAACAACGCCTCCAACCTCTACGTGGTGCTCAGCGCCAGGGGCATGGCGCCCAACTGTCGTCTGATTGCCCGCTCCGATAGCGAGGAGGCCGAGCGCAAACTGCTGCTCGCCGGCGCCGACCAGGTGGTGAGTCCCTACGTCAGTGGCGGCCGGGCCATGGCGGCAACGGCGCTGCGCCCCCTCTCGGTGACCTTCATGGATCTGCTGGCTGGCTCCGACTGTGAAGTGGAGGAGTTCCTGCTCAGCAGTGACCCGGATGACCTGGGCTCCCTCGATGGGGCCTCCCTGGCCGAGCTCCAGATCGGCGCCCGCTCAGGTGCCCTTGTGCTGGCCATCCTGCCGCCCAAGGCGAAGCCGGAAGTGGAAGTGCGCCAATACCGGGGTTCCCAGTACAGCCCCGAAGCCCCCACGCTGATCGCCAACCCAGCCGGCGATACAAAACTGGGGCCAGGCCAGATGCTCGTGGTGTTGGGCAGCCAGCAGCAGCGGGAAAACTTTTGCCTGCTGCTGGGCTCAGCCCTCAAAAGCGTCGATGCGATGACCAACTGAAGTCAGGGACCAACTGAAGTCAGCCCCGCTGTGCCCGAGACCAGGAGGCCGGGGAAAAGACATGGCCATGCTCCAGGGCAATGGCCACCACCGCATCGGCGTCAGCGGCCACAACCCGGGCCTTGAGGGCGGAATCGGCATCCACCTTGACCATGAAGGCATTGAGCTGGGATTTCGACATGGGAGGTGGGGGAGAGTTTTCACCCTATGCCTAGCCAGGATCATGCGGTCGCGACGAGATCCGCCGCCCCCCTAGAACCGGCAGGCAGCCCTGTAGGGTGATGAGTGATTCAAAGATTTCTCTCTAGCGAGCTGACCACTTTCTCTTGGGCCGTCGAAGGATCCATTCATAGTTTCTGAGTTCATGACCATTTACGTCGGCAATCTTTCCTTCGATGCAGAAGCGGAAGATGTCCAGCACCTGTTCAGTCAGTACGGGCAGGTGAGCAAGTGCAGCCTCCCCCTCGACCGCGACACAGGCCGCAAACGCGGTTTTGCTTTCGTGGAGATGGCCAACCCCGCTGAGGAAACCAAGGCCATCGAGGATCTCCAAGATGTGGAGTGGATGGGTCGCGCCATCCGCGTCAATAAAGCCGAGCCCCGTGGCGGCGGTGGTGGCGGCGGCGGTCGCCGTGATTTTGGCGGCGGCGGTGGCGGCGGCTACGGCGGTGGCTACGGCGGCGGCGGTGGTGGTGGCGGCGGTCGCTACTGAGCCAACCGAGCCAACCGGCTCCAGCCAATCCCGGTCACCCCAGTGACCCCAAACCGTCCCCCAGCGGGGCGGTTTTTATGGTCCCGCGGCTTCCTAACCTGAAGCCATGGCAAGCCACCCTCCGCTGGTGCTGGTGCACGGTCTTTGGGATACCCCGCGACTGTTCCATCGCCTCCAGGAGAGGCTGGGAGATCGGCGCTTCCCCCTGCTGGTCCCCCATCTGCCCATCTGGCTCGGTCGCACCCCGGTGCAGGAGCTGGCTCGGATCCTGGGCAGCCACATCGAGGCGGCCTTCGGCCCCCATACCCCCATCGATCTGCTTGGCTTCTCGATGGGTGGGGTGATCGGCCGCACCTGGATTCAGCTGCAAGGGGGCCACTGCCGCACCCGTAGGTTCATCAGCGTGGGCAGCCCCCAACAGGGCACCCCTACCGCCCAACCCTGGCCCCGCTGGCTGGTGGCTGGTATCGCTGATTTGAAACTGGCCAGCCCCCTGCTGCACGAACTCAACGGCAACCCGGCCACTCTTCAAGCTGTGGAGTGCTCCAGCTTCTACTGCCCCAGCGACCTGATGGTGGTGCCGGGCTGGCGCGCCGTGCTGCCGGTGGGCTCGCGGCAGGCGTTACCTGTACTCACCCACCAGCAGCTGATGCGCGAACCAGCCGCCCTCGACGTGCTGACTGCCGAGCTGCTGCGGCCTTGAACACTCCTGATCCCCAGGCCCTTTCCCTTCTGGTGCGCTGGCTGCTGGGCTGGTGGCTGTGCCTGCCCATGCCGGCCTTAGCTGAGCTCACACCGGTTGGCCGGCCGCAGGTTTCGGTGCTGATCCCCGCCCGCAATGAAGCCCTCACCCTGCCTCGGCTGCTCAAGGCCCTCCAACTCCAGAGCCTGCAGCCGCTCGAGGTGATCGTGATCGACGACGGTTCTGGTGATGACACGGCGGCGATCGCCCGCGCCGCTGGCGTCAAGGTGATGACTTCGACGCCCCTGCCGCCTGGCTGGTGCGGCAAAAACTGGGCTCTACAGCAGGGGGTGGAACAAAGCCAGGGGGAGTTGCTGGTGTTTATGGACGCCGACACGGAACCCGCACCAACCTTTCTGGCCAAGCTGGTGGCGAACCAGCAGCGGCATGGCGGCCTGGTTTCCGTGCAGCCGTTTCACCGCACCGAAAAGGCCTACGAGCAGCTTTCAGTGTTGTTCAACCTGGTGGGGCTTATGGCAGTTCCCCTGGGGCCGCGGGGAGGGGTTGCCTTTGGCCCTGCCATGGCGACCAGCCGCAGGGATTACGACCAGATCGGCGGCCATGCCTCCGTTGCCGGCGAAGTGGTGGAGGATTGGTTTCTGGCCCACCGCTACGAAGCGGCGGGCCTGCCGGTGAGCGCCTTTCTCGGCACAACCAACCTGGCCTATCGCATGTATCCCGGGGGCCTGCGGGACATGGTGGTGGGCTTTGACAAAAACTTTGCAACCGCCGCAGGCGAAGTGCGCTGGCCCTGGATGCTGGCGGTGCTGCTCTGGATCTCCGGGCTGATCTGGGCCGCCTGGTGCCTGCCAGCCGCCCTGCTGCATTGGCCCATGGTGGGCAGCCAGGCCCTGGCGCCAAACCTGCTCCTCTATGGCGCCTATGCCCTGCAACTGCTAGTGATCACCCGGCGCGTCGGCAGCTTTAGCTGGATCAATCTGGTATTTCCAGTGCCGGTGGTGTTCTTCCTGGGGGTGTTCCTCTTGGCAATTTTCAACCTCGAACGGGGCTCGATCTCCTGGAAGGGCCGCCAGATCCCCACCCGCTGAGTCGGCCCATGGCAATTTCTCTGAAACCCTGAAGCCCGGCATTTTTGCGCCCGAATGGATTCAGAATGGGGCAATGGTTGAACCCATTCCTCCAGGTCGCTATCGCGTTCGCGCTGCCGTTGCAAGGGAGCAGAGCGTGCCCCTGCAGGTGCAGGCTGTTCGCTTCAACACCCGCGATGCCGCCGAAACCTTCGCCCAGCTCGTAGCCCAGGACCTGCTGCAGAGCGTGGTGGTGGAGAAGCTGGCCCCCGGGGGCTGCTGGCTGCAACTGAGCCTGGTGGCCGGCGCCAGCTGAACCAACTCCTGTTTAGCCAGCCCCAGGCCGGGCCCGAGCCCGCAGGGCCCCCTCGCTAGGAACCCGCAGATTCCAGGCCAGGCCCCAGCCCTCGAGCAGTCGAATAAACCGATAGGTGGGATCCGGCAGCAACACCAGGGATCCCGAACGCAGGGTGAATCCCTGGCGCACAGAAGCCTCAAAGGCGTGGTGCAGGTTGTGCCAGCCCTCCCCCAAAGTGATCAGCGCCACAAAGCGATTGTTGCGGCTGGCATCACCGGTGGCAAAAGGCTGATCCCCAAACAGATGGGCCAGGGAATTGACACTGGCCACCCCATGGAACAGCAGGGTGGTGCTGAGAAAAAATGCGGCCAGCCAAGCCATGCCGCCCAACTGCCACGAAAGGCCGGCCAGCAGGAGCACGGGCACGAAATGGAGCCGATCGATCAGCTTCATCACCGGATCGGCCTCCACATCGGCGGGCAGGGAGTCGGGGAAGAAGCTTGGGCGAAACAACCAGCCAACCTGGGAATGCCAAAATCCCCTCCAGCCCACTGAAGGCATCAGGGGCGTGTGGGGATCGGCAACGGTGTCCACGTGACGGTGGTGAAGCTGGTGATGGGCCTTCCACCAGCTGGGGCCCATCTGCCCCGCCGATGCCGCCACCACCGCACCAACCCAGGCAACGGGTCGGGCCACCCGGTAGCTGGCATGGGTTATCAGGCGGTGATAGACGGCCGTGGTGGCCAGCATGCGCACCAGATAGAGAAGCAGGGCCCAGCAGGCAGCGGCGAGGCTGAGGCCTGTCCAGAACAGCAGTAGGCAGCCAAGGTGACTGGCAATGATCAATACGGGCCCAAGGGCGTAGAGAAAGCGACGTAGGTGGCGAACCAAACCCACTCCTGATGGTGATTAACCCTAGGGCGGAGGCTCGACGGGATCTCGGCTCAGGGAGACGATCTGGGGAAGGAATACGAATGTGAGCGCATCGATGCATTCGGACTGGCCGTCCATGGCGCTCACCCCACCGGCGACAAAGTCAATCAGGCGCTGGGCCTCGCCGCGCTCCATCGCCCCGGCATGCACCAGCACGGTCTTGCGTTCGCGCACGTGGTGCACGATCCACTGGGCCTGGTCGAATCGGGTGGGGTGGAACACCACCACTTCGGGAAGCCAATCGCCAAATGGGCCCTGCATGCCTGGTGCAAACCCGATGACGCTCTCACCTCAACGTATGGCGCCAGCCAGCCGAGTGCAAGGCTGGAGGCAAATGGATCCGGAGGGATCTAGGGCTGGCCCCTGTGCAGGAGTTGATCTGCAGCTGCCCGGCGACAGATCCGGCGAAACGGAGCCAGGCCAATGCCAAACAGCTCCTCAAACAACCGGTTGGCCGCCATCACCGACGCCAAACCGCAACTGTGCACCTGCTGCTGGAGGGTGGAATTGGGCTGCTGGGCGATGCCTTCAAACAGGCGGCTCAGCCGAAAATGCTGCAACGCCTGAAAGGGGGTCTTGCCGCGGCAGTGGTCAAAACAG
Protein-coding regions in this window:
- a CDS encoding helix-turn-helix transcriptional regulator encodes the protein MRFAPLRHRPIPISRNQQLDVVNRAARYFSHHFSEEISSEALAHSIGVSAEWLDLCFDHCRGKTPFQALQHFRLSRLFEGIAQQPNSTLQQQVHSCGLASVMAANRLFEELFGIGLAPFRRICRRAAADQLLHRGQP
- a CDS encoding RNA-binding protein is translated as MTIYVGNLSFDAEAEDVQHLFSQYGQVSKCSLPLDRDTGRKRGFAFVEMANPAEETKAIEDLQDVEWMGRAIRVNKAEPRGGGGGGGGRRDFGGGGGGGYGGGYGGGGGGGGGRY
- a CDS encoding ferredoxin:protochlorophyllide reductase (ATP-dependent) subunit N: MGASQVIDDLHPELLKESGQREVFCGLTSIVWLHRRMPDAFFLVVGSRTCAHLVQSAAGVMIFAEPRFGTAILGERDLAGLADANDELDRLVKDLLERRPEIRTLFLVGSCPSEVIKLDLAKAAERLNTQLAGRVMVLNYSGSGIETTFTQGEDQALLAMVPLMPASQVDQLLIVGTLADAVEDRLVQLFGRLGIPVVTSLPPRRSTELPPIGSGTRVLLAQPFLSATARALVSRGGQLLTAPYPFGVEGSRAWMAAAAAAFGVAPALVAEVLDPLVERGQRAIAPHRELLAGKRLFLLPDSQLELSLGRFLHRECGMELVEVGTPYLDRQLLDAELALLPPGTRISEGQDVERQLERVRAERPDLVVCGLGLANPLEAEGIATKWSIELVFSPIHGCDQAGDLAELFARSLRRRALLSFA
- a CDS encoding Nif11-like leader peptide family RiPP precursor is translated as MSKSQLNAFMVKVDADSALKARVVAADADAVVAIALEHGHVFSPASWSRAQRG
- a CDS encoding triacylglycerol lipase, encoding MASHPPLVLVHGLWDTPRLFHRLQERLGDRRFPLLVPHLPIWLGRTPVQELARILGSHIEAAFGPHTPIDLLGFSMGGVIGRTWIQLQGGHCRTRRFISVGSPQQGTPTAQPWPRWLVAGIADLKLASPLLHELNGNPATLQAVECSSFYCPSDLMVVPGWRAVLPVGSRQALPVLTHQQLMREPAALDVLTAELLRP
- the sepF gene encoding cell division protein SepF produces the protein MQGPFGDWLPEVVVFHPTRFDQAQWIVHHVRERKTVLVHAGAMERGEAQRLIDFVAGGVSAMDGQSECIDALTFVFLPQIVSLSRDPVEPPP
- a CDS encoding TrkA family potassium uptake protein translates to MAPRRPPNRRNRKPWRAPLALVLLVNAGALGYRLSEGWDWGDCYWMVLITLSTLGFSDGHTQVLSAAGRVVTTLLILGGLVVVQISIQGILGLSESGYFRRLRERQFHRWLLSMNDHVILCGYGRIGREIAEQLTRENVPLLVVEMDSERRDAAEERGLAVISADATLDETLLEAGIHRCRALVAALPNNASNLYVVLSARGMAPNCRLIARSDSEEAERKLLLAGADQVVSPYVSGGRAMAATALRPLSVTFMDLLAGSDCEVEEFLLSSDPDDLGSLDGASLAELQIGARSGALVLAILPPKAKPEVEVRQYRGSQYSPEAPTLIANPAGDTKLGPGQMLVVLGSQQQRENFCLLLGSALKSVDAMTN
- a CDS encoding acyl-CoA desaturase; the encoded protein is MGLVRHLRRFLYALGPVLIIASHLGCLLLFWTGLSLAAACWALLLYLVRMLATTAVYHRLITHASYRVARPVAWVGAVVAASAGQMGPSWWKAHHQLHHRHVDTVADPHTPLMPSVGWRGFWHSQVGWLFRPSFFPDSLPADVEADPVMKLIDRLHFVPVLLLAGLSWQLGGMAWLAAFFLSTTLLFHGVASVNSLAHLFGDQPFATGDASRNNRFVALITLGEGWHNLHHAFEASVRQGFTLRSGSLVLLPDPTYRFIRLLEGWGLAWNLRVPSEGALRARARPGAG
- a CDS encoding glycosyltransferase family 2 protein, with the protein product MNTPDPQALSLLVRWLLGWWLCLPMPALAELTPVGRPQVSVLIPARNEALTLPRLLKALQLQSLQPLEVIVIDDGSGDDTAAIARAAGVKVMTSTPLPPGWCGKNWALQQGVEQSQGELLVFMDADTEPAPTFLAKLVANQQRHGGLVSVQPFHRTEKAYEQLSVLFNLVGLMAVPLGPRGGVAFGPAMATSRRDYDQIGGHASVAGEVVEDWFLAHRYEAAGLPVSAFLGTTNLAYRMYPGGLRDMVVGFDKNFATAAGEVRWPWMLAVLLWISGLIWAAWCLPAALLHWPMVGSQALAPNLLLYGAYALQLLVITRRVGSFSWINLVFPVPVVFFLGVFLLAIFNLERGSISWKGRQIPTR